In Papaver somniferum cultivar HN1 chromosome 1, ASM357369v1, whole genome shotgun sequence, a genomic segment contains:
- the LOC113326287 gene encoding F-box protein At3g07870-like, protein MVVVTQDGNGPQYYDRLYEPTYVSNPVTGDYVSFTEVDFFRQNKVHSVVCGFGYHHSIKKYKVVRIYFNKNQTLGQVQVYTLGCARGWRDLGETTYCSLRYTWPRGFYNCSPFATLANGALHLLDKEQKIVSFDLASEKLYLLPPPPFVRAARVMNYFELQVLGGSFCFLHQKENEFLDIWFLRSKGEFSSYDVNEQDYDSLSSASQLDVI, encoded by the exons ATGGTAGTAGTAACTCAAG ACGGCAATGGGCCTCAGTATTATGATCGTCTTTATGAACCTACCTATGTTTCTAATCCTGTCACTGGTGACTACGTGAGTTTTACAGAAGTGGATTTTTTCAGGCAGAATAAGGTACATTCTGTGGTGTGTGGTTTCGGTTACCATCATTCTATCAAGAAGTACAAAGTTGTTAGAATCTACTTTAATAAGAACCAGACCTTGGGGCAGGTCCAGGTATATACACTTGGTTGTGCCAGGGGTTGGAGAGACTTGGGAGAAACTACTTACTGCTCATTGCGGTACACTTGGCCGAGAGGTTTTTATAATTGTTCTCCATTTGCTACACTTGCAAATGGAGCCCTTCATTTGCTTGACAAGGAACAGAAGATTGTGTCCTTTGACTTGGCAAGTGAGAAGTTGTACTTGCTCCCACCACCACCTTTTGTCCGTGCTGCAAGGGTGATGAACTATTTTGAACTTCAGGTATTGGGAGGAAGCTTctgttttcttcatcaaaaggAAAATGAATTCCTAGACATATGGTTCTTAAGGAGTAAAGGAGAGTTCAGTAGTTACGATGTGAATGAGCAGGATTACGACTCATTGAGTTCAGCATCCCAGTTGGACGTGATTTAG